The following coding sequences lie in one Dunckerocampus dactyliophorus isolate RoL2022-P2 chromosome 4, RoL_Ddac_1.1, whole genome shotgun sequence genomic window:
- the hsd17b4 gene encoding peroxisomal multifunctional enzyme type 2: protein MSLSFEGRVVLVTGAGGGLGKEYALAFAERGASVVVNDLGADTKGGGKSSAAADKVVEEIKAKGGKAVANYDSVEDGEKLIQAALDAFGRIDVVVNNAGILRDRSFARTSDLDWDLIHRVHLRGSFLVTRAAWNHMKKQKFGRIIMTASAAGIYGNFGQANYSAAKLGLLGLSNTLAIEGSKYNIHCNTIAPVAGSRLTESVMPPDLVAALKPEYVAPMVLWLCHEQCQENGGLFEVGAGWIGKLRWERTQGCITRQKNQPMTPEAVRDQWDKVCDFTDSNKMTSVQESLQSIMTVLSKVESGHDVAAGPTAGPAAVASSSSGINPTVAVGQKLPPTTFSVSHMQCILYALGVGMSTKDPDHLRFLYEGHPDFSCLPTFGVIPSQAAMMGGLSAVPGLDIDLTQVLHGEQYLELYKPLPTSGMLTSEASIADVLDKGSGALILLDVNTYSGDELICFNQFSVFVVGAGGFGGKRTSEKAKAVVQPPQRAPDAVLADSTTRDQAALYRLSGDWNPLHIDPSFAAMGGFQAPILHGLCSFGFAARHVLKQFADNDPSRFKAIKVRFVKPVMPGQCLQTEMWKEGSRVHIQSKVKETGAVVLSGAYVDLHETAEESASVPQGGLQSELVFAEIGRRIKESGGELVKKVNAVFGWEITKDGKNAAEWIIDLKNGSGALHPGPSGGKADVTFTVSDEDFMDVVLGKLNPQKAFFSGKLKIRGNVMLSQKLEVILKDHAKL from the exons ATGTCTTTGTCCTTTGAGGGGAGAGTTGTGCTCgtcacaggcgccggaggag GCCTTGGAAAAGAATATGCATTGGCATTTGCAGAAAGAGGTGCATCTGTTGTAG TGAATGACCTTGGGGCAGACACTAAAGGGGGCGGTAAGAGTTCTGCGGCTGCTGATAAGGTTGTGGAGGAGATAAAAGCCAAGGGAGGCAAGGCAGTGGCCAACTACG ACTCTGTGGAAGATGGAGAGAAGCTCATTCAAGCGGCTCTGGATGCTTTTGGAAGAATAG ATGTTGTTGTGAACAATGCCGG GATACTTCGCGACCGATCATTTGCCAGGACAAGTGATTTGGACTGGG ACCTTATTCACAGAGTTCACCTGCGAGGCTCGTTCTTGGTGACGCGTGCTGCCTGGAAccatatgaaaaaacaaaaatttggCAG AATCATCATGACGGCTTCGGCCGCAGGCATCTACGGCAACTTCGGCCAAGCCAACTACAGCGCCGCCAAGCTGGGCTTACTGGGCCTGTCAAACACCCTGGCCATCGAGGGCAGCAAGTACAACATCCACTGCAACACCATCGCTCCAGTTGCCGGGTCGCGGCTCACCGAGAGTGTCATGCCTCCAG atCTCGTGGCGGCGCTGAAGCCGGAGTACGTTGCTCCCATGGTGCTCTGGCTCTGTCATGAACAATGCCAAGAAAACGGAGGACTCTTTGAG GTTGGCGCAGGCTGGATTGGCAAAC tgCGCTGGGAGAGGACACAGGGCTGCATCACCAGACAGAAGAACCAGCCCATGACTCCCGAGGCTGTCAGGGACCAGTGGGACAAAGTTTGTGATTTTACTGACTCCAACAAGATGACTTCTGTGCAAG AATCTCTCCAGTCCATTATGACTGTGCTGTCTAAGGTTGAGTCGGGGCACGATGTTGCCGCCGGCCCAACTGCCGGTCCTGCTGCTGTGGCGTCCTCCAGCTCCGGCATCAACCCT ACGGTAGCAGTGGGTCAAAAACTTCCTCCGACTACGTTCAGCGTCTCACACATGCAGTGCATCCTGTACGCCCTGGGCGTGGGCATGTCCACCAAGGACCCAGACCACCTCAG gttcctCTATGAAGGCCATCCAGATTTTAGCTGTCTCCCCACGTTTGGGGTCATTCCCTCTCAGGCGGCCATGATGGGCGGCCTGAGTGCAGTGCCTGGCCTCGACATTGACCTCACGCAG GTGTTGCATGGCGAACAGTACCTGGAGCTCTACAAACCACTTCCTACTTCTG GAATGCTGACCTCGGAAGCGTCCATCGCGGATGTGCTGGATAAAGGTTCTGGAGCGCTCATTCTCCTGGATG TGAACACCTACAGCGGCGACGAGCTGATCTGCTTCAACCAGTTTTCGGTGTTTGTAGTCGGCGCTGGAGGCTTTGGAGGCAAAAGGACATCTGAGAAAGCCAAG GCTGTGGTGCAGCCACCACAGCGGGCGCCAGATGCAGTGCTGGCGGATTCCACCACCAGAGACCAG GCTGCTTTGTACCGTCTGAGTGGCGACTGGAACCCCCTCCACATTGATCCCAGCTTTGCCGCCATGGGGG GCTTCCAGGCGCCCATCCTGCACGGTTTGTGCTCGTTTGGATTCGCAGCGAGACATGTCCTCAAGCAGTTTGCCGACAACGACCCCTCCAGGTTCAAGGCCATCAAG GTGCGCTTTGTGAAGCCAGTGATGCCTGGTCAGTGCCTACAGACTGAGATGTGGAAGGAAGGCAGCAGAGTTCACATCCAGAGTAAA GTGAAGGAGACGGGCGCTGTCGTGCTATCGGGCGCTTATGTGGATCTACACGAAACGGCGGAGGAGTCAGCCAGTGTTCCTCAG GGCGGCCTTCAGAGCGAGCTGGTGTTTGCTGAGATCGGCCGCCGCATAAAGGAGTCTGGCGGCGAGCTGGTCAAGAAGGTCAACGCCGTCTTCGGCTGGGAGATCACCAAAGACGGCAAGAATGCCGCAGAGTGGA TCATCGATTTAAAGAACGGGAGTGGTGCCCTGCATCCCGGGCCTAGCGGCGGCAAGGCGGACGTCACCTTCACTGTGTCAGATGAGGACTTCATGGACGTGGTGCTGGGAAAACTCAACCCTCAGAAG GCCTTCTTTTCTGGGAAACTCAAGATTCGAGGAAATGTCATGCTGAGTCAAAAGCTGGAGGTTATCCTGAAGGATCATGCCAAGCTGTGA